The following are encoded together in the Phragmites australis chromosome 19, lpPhrAust1.1, whole genome shotgun sequence genome:
- the LOC133901097 gene encoding non-specific lipid-transfer protein 3-like, with product MARFALVAVVAVLAALAVAETASAAVSCGDVTSLVAPCLGYAMGRASTPSAACCSGVRSLNSRASSTADRQAACSCLKSMAGRLGGATMGNVASIPGKCGVSVGVPISANVDCSKVN from the exons ATGGCTCGCTTCGCCCTTGTCGCGGTGGTCGCCGTCCTGGCGGCTCTGGCGGTGGCCGAGACAGCCTCGGCGGCGGTCAGCTGCGGAGACGTGACGTCCCTCGTCGCGCCGTGCCTGGGGTACGCGATGGGCAGGGCGTCGACCCCGTCTGCGGCGTGCTGCAGCGGGGTGAGGTCCCTGAACAGCAGGGCGTCCTCGACGGCCGACCGGCAGGCGGCGTGCAGCTGCCTGAAGAGCATGGCCGGCAGGCTCGGGGGCGCCACCATGGGCAACGTCGCCAGCATCCCCGGCAAGTGCGGCGTCAGCGTCGGCGTCCCCATCAGCGCCAACGTCGACTGCTCCAA GGTTAACTAA
- the LOC133901098 gene encoding non-specific lipid-transfer protein 1-like produces MARAQLVLIALVAALLLVAAPHTNAAISCGQVNSAIGPCLGYARGAGNGPSAACCSGVRSLNAAASSTADRRAACNCLKTGAARVSGLKTANAASIPSKCGVNLPYTISASIDCSRVS; encoded by the exons ATGGCTCGCGCTCAGCTGGTGTTGATCGCCCTGGTGGCGGCGCTGCTCCTCGTGGCGGCCCCGCACACCAACGCCGCCATCAGCTGCGGCCAGGTCAACTCCGCCATCGGCCCCTGCCTCGGCTACGCCCGAGGCGCCGGCAACGGCCCCTCGGCCGCATGCTGCAGCGGCGTCAGGAGCCTCAACGCCGCCGCGAGTTCCACCGCCGACAGGCGCGCCGCCTGCAACTGCCTCAAGACCGGCGCCGCGAGAGTCAGCGGCCTCAAGACCGCCAACGCCGCCAGCATCCCCTCCAAGTGCGGCGTCAACCTCCCGTACACCATCAGCGCTTCCATCGACTGCTCCAg GGTGAGCTAA
- the LOC133899990 gene encoding non-specific lipid-transfer protein 1-like, with translation MALNKQAVVAFAVVVAASAALLASEAPRASAAITCGQVSSALAPCIPYATGRGKLSPGCCSGVRSLKSAASTSADRQAACRCLKSLMGSISGLNMGTVSGIPGMCGVSVPFPISMSTDCNKVN, from the exons ATGGCTCTGAACAAACAGGCGGTGGTCGCCTTCGCCGTCGTCGTAGCGGCGTCGGCGGCGCTGCTGGCGTCAGAAGCGCCGCGCGCGTCGGCGGCGATCACCTGCGGGCAGGTGAGCTCGGCGCTCGCCCCTTGCATCCCGTACGCGACGGGGAGGGGCAAGCTCAGCCCGGGGTGCTGCAGCGGCGTGCGCAGCCTGAAGAGCGCGGCGAGCACGAGCGCGGACCGGCAGGCGGCGTGCCGGTGCCTCAAGAGCCTGATGGGCAGCATCAGCGGGCTCAACATGGGCACCGTCTCCGGCATCCCCGGAATGTGCGGCGTCTCCGTGCCATTCCCCATCAGCATGTCCACCGATTGCAACAA GGTCAACTAG